From the candidate division WOR-3 bacterium genome, one window contains:
- a CDS encoding CapA family protein, with protein MFNWRFLLLLFSFPLLPRSISIIATGDIMMGSDYPYRKLPPENGKDLFKNVDSILKKGDITLGNLEGPLLKGGTCKKKIERGKVYAFRTPPEWAENLALSGFDFLNLANNHMNDFGYTGIQETIKALNSFGLQYGGPYGKVGNFNVKDLKIAIICFSTSPNSNSIFDIKKAQKIVAEYSRTNDIVVVSFHGGGEGTKFLHTYDTFEYFMGSPRGNVVKFARAVVDSGADFVWGHGPHVPRAIEIYKERLIAYSLGNFCTWGFNVVGELGYAPILKVELDSVGAFKKGKIYSAVQKPYNYPKLDSSFKAAKLIRKLSEEDFPESCPTILEDGEIYPRMERR; from the coding sequence ATGTTTAATTGGAGGTTTTTACTTCTTCTTTTTTCTTTTCCTCTTTTGCCCCGTTCAATTTCAATTATAGCTACCGGTGATATTATGATGGGTTCTGATTATCCTTATAGAAAATTGCCGCCTGAAAATGGTAAGGATTTATTTAAGAATGTTGATTCTATTTTAAAGAAAGGGGATATAACCTTAGGAAATCTTGAGGGTCCTCTTCTTAAAGGAGGAACTTGCAAAAAGAAAATAGAAAGAGGGAAAGTTTATGCGTTTAGAACTCCTCCAGAGTGGGCGGAAAATCTTGCTCTTTCTGGTTTTGATTTCTTAAATCTTGCAAATAATCATATGAATGATTTTGGTTATACGGGAATTCAAGAGACCATAAAAGCATTAAATTCTTTCGGTCTTCAATATGGAGGTCCTTACGGAAAAGTTGGAAATTTTAATGTAAAAGATTTAAAAATAGCAATTATTTGTTTTTCTACTTCACCTAATTCAAATTCTATTTTTGATATTAAAAAGGCTCAGAAAATTGTCGCGGAATACTCAAGAACTAACGATATTGTTGTAGTTTCTTTTCATGGAGGTGGAGAAGGCACTAAGTTTTTACATACTTATGATACTTTTGAATATTTTATGGGTTCACCAAGAGGAAATGTTGTTAAGTTTGCTAGGGCGGTTGTTGATAGTGGAGCAGATTTCGTTTGGGGGCATGGGCCACATGTTCCGAGAGCAATTGAGATATATAAGGAACGTCTTATTGCCTATAGCCTTGGGAATTTCTGTACTTGGGGATTTAATGTGGTGGGTGAGCTTGGCTATGCTCCAATTTTAAAGGTAGAACTGGATTCGGTTGGTGCTTTTAAGAAGGGAAAGATTTATTCTGCAGTTCAGAAGCCTTATAATTATCCTAAACTTGATTCTTCTTTTAAAGCAGCAAAACTAATAAGAAAACTTTCAGAAGAAGATTTTCCAGAGAGTTGTCCAACCATTCTTGAAGACGGTGAGATTTATCCAAGAATGGAAAGGAGGTAA
- a CDS encoding RNA polymerase sigma factor RpoD/SigA, protein MREKEIILSKFLNLMEEEIPLNELIERIETFEDEPNEETFTSKKEKKASLTSDSEPFKLYLKEIEKLSLLTEEEELELKEKLEKACVMLTQHLSRVIPVINEFLSFEKKIKRKPSFIKQFLYLDKNRIKKHKLDKERKNLLRLMKNIGRYKIKLEKYKEAYLRTQKNIYKFKYKRYEDAIIKQILKIRIQPVYLKKFINLEKEIYNKFENLILQNKKIEEDLKIELSQEEREKIIHKKEELKNELEKFQFEILASWEEVSNTRKNIEKWENFFSYIKKRLIEGNLRLAFSIAKKYKRLSLSFMDLIQAANTGLVKAADRFDYKKGYKFSTYCIWWIRQSIIKTIAEQLESFSLPIHALTLLNKIKNSKKKFLKKSGILPSIEEISEDIGVSGEKIKFAENLKGATKSLDDPIMEDGKLLFGDTISEESVPSPEKKALLKLLSENLLEELKILSPRERKVLELRYGLLDGESKTLERIASMFNISRERVRQIEENALRKLRMGPNRKKLKTFFHMWAEEL, encoded by the coding sequence TTGAGAGAGAAAGAAATAATCTTATCAAAATTTTTAAATCTAATGGAAGAAGAGATTCCTTTGAATGAATTAATAGAAAGAATAGAAACATTTGAAGATGAACCAAACGAAGAAACCTTTACCTCAAAGAAAGAAAAAAAGGCTTCCTTAACAAGTGATAGTGAACCTTTTAAGCTTTATCTAAAAGAGATAGAAAAACTTTCCCTTCTTACAGAGGAAGAAGAACTTGAACTGAAAGAAAAATTAGAAAAAGCTTGTGTAATGCTCACTCAACATTTGAGTAGGGTTATCCCTGTAATAAATGAATTTTTGTCTTTTGAGAAAAAAATTAAAAGAAAGCCATCTTTTATTAAACAGTTTTTATATTTAGATAAAAATAGAATTAAAAAACACAAATTAGATAAAGAAAGAAAAAATTTATTGAGATTAATGAAGAATATTGGAAGATATAAAATAAAACTGGAAAAATATAAAGAAGCTTATCTAAGAACTCAAAAAAATATTTACAAATTTAAATATAAAAGATATGAGGATGCAATAATAAAACAAATCCTAAAAATCAGAATCCAACCAGTTTATTTAAAAAAATTTATAAATTTAGAAAAAGAAATATACAATAAGTTTGAAAATCTAATCCTACAAAACAAAAAAATAGAAGAAGACCTAAAAATAGAACTATCTCAGGAAGAGAGAGAAAAAATAATCCATAAAAAAGAAGAGTTAAAAAATGAATTGGAGAAATTTCAATTTGAAATCCTTGCGAGTTGGGAAGAAGTTTCCAATACAAGAAAAAATATTGAGAAGTGGGAAAATTTCTTCTCTTATATAAAGAAAAGATTGATTGAAGGAAATCTTCGGTTAGCTTTTTCAATAGCGAAAAAATATAAAAGATTGAGTCTTAGTTTTATGGATCTTATCCAGGCTGCAAATACAGGTCTTGTAAAAGCGGCAGATAGATTTGATTATAAGAAAGGTTATAAATTCTCAACCTACTGTATTTGGTGGATCCGACAATCTATAATAAAAACTATTGCGGAGCAACTTGAATCTTTTTCCCTACCTATCCACGCATTGACTCTTCTTAACAAAATAAAGAATTCAAAAAAGAAATTTTTAAAAAAGAGTGGCATTCTCCCTTCCATAGAAGAAATATCGGAAGATATTGGAGTCTCAGGAGAAAAGATAAAATTCGCAGAAAACTTAAAAGGGGCAACGAAATCTTTAGATGACCCCATTATGGAAGATGGAAAACTCCTATTTGGAGACACAATTTCAGAAGAAAGTGTCCCTTCTCCAGAGAAGAAAGCACTATTAAAGTTATTAAGCGAAAATCTTCTTGAAGAGCTAAAAATCCTCTCTCCTCGTGAAAGAAAAGTCTTAGAACTAAGATATGGTCTTTTAGATGGGGAAAGCAAAACCCTTGAAAGAATCGCTTCAATGTTTAATATTTCAAGAGAAAGAGTAAGACAAATAGAAGAAAACGCTCTTCGCAAATTAAGAATGGGACCAAACAGAAAAAAACTAAAAACATTTTTCCATATGTGGGCCGAGGAGCTTTAA
- a CDS encoding endo-1,4-beta-xylanase has translation MEIKLIFWIIFFVMVFPLCSFSEDDIKAKITPEAIDARIREIRMGEIIVKTTPHTEVKVQQLRHEFLFGTAITDNLAEKSENAMSEKDRKMFLKILKENFNYAVHENALKWYDCEREKGVVDYYLADRIWELCNELGIPMRGHCIFWEKDKYIMPWLKELNNDELRRAVIRRAISVVEHFKGRIEEFDLNNEMIHGDFFRRRLGYGIINEMAYAAKSANPNVILYVNDYGILVEGGYNTDAYITQIENLLANGVPIGGIGCQGHFITSNPNNSKGKAITTPEHVQKTLDRLAKFNLPIKITECLFIGNTEEDKASELRKFFPIFFAHPSVEAIIMWGFWEVGHWVPETAMWKKDWSPTPLALAYRDLVFNKWWTNVVGKSDDKGIFKTRAFFGDYLITSGGEAKKVTLSKKDKFIEVNF, from the coding sequence ATGGAGATTAAATTAATATTCTGGATTATTTTCTTTGTGATGGTTTTCCCACTTTGCTCTTTTTCTGAAGATGATATTAAGGCAAAGATTACTCCAGAAGCTATAGATGCCAGGATAAGGGAAATTAGAATGGGAGAGATAATAGTAAAGACAACCCCCCATACAGAGGTTAAAGTTCAGCAATTGCGGCATGAATTTTTATTTGGAACTGCAATTACAGATAATCTTGCAGAAAAATCAGAAAATGCAATGTCCGAAAAAGATAGGAAGATGTTTCTAAAGATTCTTAAAGAGAACTTTAATTATGCAGTCCATGAAAATGCTTTGAAATGGTATGACTGTGAAAGAGAGAAAGGGGTTGTAGATTATTATCTTGCAGATAGAATATGGGAGCTGTGCAATGAACTTGGGATTCCTATGCGAGGTCACTGTATTTTCTGGGAGAAAGACAAATATATTATGCCATGGCTTAAGGAATTGAATAATGATGAACTTCGGAGAGCTGTGATTAGAAGAGCAATTAGTGTGGTAGAACATTTTAAAGGCAGAATAGAAGAATTTGATTTGAATAATGAGATGATACATGGAGATTTCTTTCGTAGGCGTTTAGGTTATGGAATTATTAATGAAATGGCTTATGCGGCAAAATCTGCAAATCCAAATGTGATTCTGTATGTTAATGATTATGGAATTCTTGTGGAGGGAGGTTATAATACGGATGCTTATATAACGCAGATAGAAAATCTTCTTGCAAATGGAGTTCCTATAGGTGGGATTGGTTGTCAGGGTCATTTTATTACATCTAATCCAAATAATTCAAAAGGAAAGGCAATTACAACTCCAGAGCATGTTCAGAAAACCCTTGATAGACTTGCTAAATTTAATCTACCAATAAAAATAACAGAATGTCTCTTTATAGGTAACACAGAAGAAGATAAGGCTTCTGAGCTAAGAAAGTTTTTCCCAATTTTCTTTGCTCATCCAAGTGTTGAGGCGATTATTATGTGGGGATTTTGGGAAGTAGGTCATTGGGTTCCTGAAACTGCTATGTGGAAGAAAGATTGGTCTCCAACGCCATTAGCTTTGGCTTATAGAGACCTTGTTTTTAATAAATGGTGGACTAATGTTGTTGGAAAATCGGATGATAAAGGGATTTTTAAAACCCGTGCTTTTTTTGGAGATTATTTAATTACTTCAGGAGGAGAAGCAAAGAAGGTAACTCTAAGCAAAAAAGATAAATTTATAGAAGTGAATTTTTAA
- a CDS encoding MerR family transcriptional regulator: protein MKKLFYTIKEVSNLLGESESTLRFWEGEFKELKPRRGSGGKRLYSEKDIELLKKIKYLLREKKLSLDGAKKHLSGKVGELDLIRKLEELKRILQ from the coding sequence ATGAAAAAATTATTTTATACAATTAAAGAAGTTTCTAATCTTTTAGGCGAGAGCGAGTCTACTTTAAGATTTTGGGAAGGAGAGTTTAAGGAACTTAAACCAAGGAGAGGAAGTGGAGGGAAAAGACTCTATTCCGAAAAAGATATTGAATTGCTGAAGAAGATTAAATATCTATTGAGAGAAAAAAAACTTTCCTTAGATGGTGCTAAAAAACATCTTTCAGGTAAAGTGGGAGAACTGGATCTTATTAGGAAATTAGAAGAATTAAAGAGGATTTTACAATGA
- the purH gene encoding bifunctional phosphoribosylaminoimidazolecarboxamide formyltransferase/IMP cyclohydrolase, whose translation MNELKIKNALISVYDKKGIVELSRELEKAGVEIISTSGTYKVLSEAGIRVKKVEEIARTPELLGGRVKTLQPEIFASILVNRENNKHIEELETLGLEPIDLVVVNLYPFEKGLENGLSEEEMIELIDIGGASLLRAGAKNYKFCLVLTSPEDYEIFLQEFKKREGFISIEYRKRQAEKAFRLLASYNRVIADYYAKLLGEGSEFPNRLLLEGEKLIDLRYGENPHQKSSLYRIIHSDISLVDAKQLGGKEMSYNNWMDTDAAVGVVSEFTEPCVAIIKHSSPCGVGIGESILEAFKKAKISDPVSAFGGIIASNREVDFELALAIIESFFEVLIAPGYSEEALSKLKEKKNLRILEASKKLFSRFSYKKVFSLVGSLLVQENDSSIEPYTEWKVVSKREPTKEELQELDFAWKVVKWVKSNAIVLAKDLKTIGIGGGHTSRVDAVEFAILKAKKHGHNPKGSVMASDAFFPFRDSIDLAKEAGITAIVEPGGSVRDEEVIKAANEHNIALLFTGRRHFRH comes from the coding sequence ATGAATGAGTTAAAAATTAAAAATGCTCTTATTTCTGTTTATGATAAAAAGGGAATTGTTGAACTCTCTCGGGAATTAGAAAAAGCAGGTGTTGAGATTATTTCTACCTCTGGAACTTATAAAGTTCTCTCTGAGGCTGGAATTAGAGTGAAAAAGGTGGAAGAGATTGCCAGGACTCCTGAATTACTTGGAGGTAGAGTAAAAACACTACAACCGGAAATATTTGCTTCTATCCTTGTGAATAGAGAAAATAATAAGCACATTGAAGAATTAGAAACTCTTGGTCTTGAGCCCATAGATCTTGTTGTGGTTAATCTTTATCCTTTTGAAAAAGGATTAGAAAATGGGCTTTCTGAAGAAGAAATGATAGAATTGATTGATATTGGAGGGGCTTCCTTACTTCGAGCTGGAGCTAAAAATTATAAATTTTGTCTTGTTCTTACTTCTCCAGAGGATTATGAAATTTTTCTTCAAGAGTTTAAAAAGAGAGAAGGTTTTATATCCATTGAGTATAGAAAAAGACAGGCTGAGAAAGCTTTTAGGCTTTTAGCCTCTTATAACAGAGTTATAGCTGATTATTATGCAAAATTGCTTGGAGAAGGTTCCGAATTTCCTAATAGATTACTCCTTGAGGGTGAGAAACTAATAGATTTACGTTATGGAGAAAATCCTCACCAAAAGAGTTCTCTATACCGCATTATTCATAGTGATATTAGTCTTGTTGATGCGAAACAGCTTGGCGGTAAAGAGATGTCTTACAATAATTGGATGGATACTGATGCGGCTGTTGGAGTTGTATCTGAATTTACAGAACCCTGTGTTGCTATTATAAAGCATTCTTCACCCTGTGGTGTTGGAATTGGAGAGTCAATTCTTGAAGCGTTTAAAAAGGCTAAAATATCAGATCCGGTTTCTGCTTTTGGAGGGATTATTGCTTCAAATAGAGAAGTTGACTTTGAGCTTGCTTTGGCGATAATTGAGTCCTTCTTTGAGGTTTTAATAGCTCCTGGTTATTCGGAAGAGGCTCTCTCTAAGCTTAAGGAAAAGAAAAATTTGCGAATTTTAGAGGCTAGTAAAAAGCTATTTTCAAGATTTTCTTATAAAAAGGTTTTTTCTTTAGTTGGTTCTCTCCTTGTTCAAGAAAATGATTCATCTATAGAGCCTTATACCGAATGGAAGGTAGTTAGTAAGAGAGAACCGACAAAAGAGGAATTACAGGAACTTGATTTTGCGTGGAAGGTTGTAAAATGGGTTAAGTCAAATGCAATTGTTCTTGCTAAAGATCTTAAAACAATTGGAATTGGAGGAGGGCACACTTCAAGAGTTGATGCGGTTGAATTTGCAATTCTTAAAGCGAAAAAGCATGGACATAATCCAAAAGGTTCTGTTATGGCTTCCGATGCATTTTTCCCTTTTAGAGATTCAATTGATCTTGCAAAAGAGGCGGGAATTACAGCTATTGTTGAACCTGGTGGCTCTGTGCGAGATGAAGAGGTTATTAAAGCTGCGAATGAGCATAACATTGCTCTTCTATTTACAGGGAGAAGACACTTTAGACATTGA
- the dnaG gene encoding DNA primase codes for MSFSNEVVTRIKESIEIVDLIGDYLTLKKVGKNYVTNCPFHKDDTPSFYVSPHLNVFHCFGCGKSGDVISFIMEFEKVPFVEALKILGEKTGIKIEKFEGENEILYSIHEFAANLYHKELLKSKPVLEYLKKRGIKEDIIEEFKLGFAPPGNFFLSNAKKEFKIQDLLKSGLIKKSLEEIKDTFFLRLLFPIFSSSGRIIGFGGRRLSKNGPKYLNSPDTPIHKKGKNLYSLWHTKEEIRKLEKVILVEGYFDFLSLYQSGFKNTVACLGTSLTMDQAELLSRYAKEIFLFFDEDIAGEAATLRSLGMLLGEGCNVRIGKIEKKDPAELIVKEGKEAFEKAIKESTDFIEWLLEKVRTKYQLTSPFELSKAIEEINNFLQSIRDRTKQEIYKDFLSKKLAISKEMFGINKEVSRKSTSIKKINISEREELELLLIYSLLENPKEKDKVLSIIDEEYIKNPHLKKYFRLIKEGIEVKIKDTIESLPQPFIDYLIKKSEFPSPSPISQALGLKKYHLEELIEQKLLELQKLKEGDEKETLLCEEIAKLTEEREAIKKEG; via the coding sequence ATGTCCTTTTCTAATGAAGTTGTAACCAGAATAAAAGAAAGTATAGAAATTGTGGACCTTATTGGAGACTATCTAACTTTAAAAAAAGTAGGCAAAAATTATGTGACCAATTGCCCTTTCCATAAAGACGATACCCCTTCTTTTTATGTTTCTCCTCACCTAAACGTATTTCACTGTTTTGGATGTGGAAAAAGCGGAGATGTAATCTCATTTATAATGGAATTTGAAAAAGTTCCTTTTGTAGAAGCATTAAAAATTTTAGGGGAGAAAACTGGAATTAAGATTGAGAAATTTGAAGGAGAGAATGAAATCCTATATTCAATCCACGAGTTTGCAGCGAATCTTTACCATAAAGAACTTTTAAAATCCAAACCTGTTCTTGAATACTTAAAAAAAAGAGGAATAAAAGAAGACATAATAGAAGAATTCAAATTAGGTTTTGCCCCACCAGGTAATTTCTTTCTATCTAATGCAAAAAAAGAATTCAAAATTCAAGATCTATTAAAGAGTGGGCTTATAAAAAAAAGCTTAGAAGAAATCAAAGACACATTCTTTCTAAGACTCCTATTCCCTATTTTCTCTTCCTCCGGTAGAATTATTGGATTTGGAGGTAGAAGGTTAAGCAAAAACGGTCCTAAGTATCTTAATTCTCCAGACACACCAATTCATAAAAAAGGTAAAAATCTTTATAGTTTGTGGCACACAAAAGAGGAAATAAGAAAATTAGAAAAGGTTATTCTTGTCGAAGGATATTTTGATTTTCTTTCTCTTTATCAATCAGGATTTAAAAATACTGTTGCCTGCTTAGGAACATCTTTAACAATGGATCAAGCAGAATTACTTTCAAGATATGCTAAAGAGATCTTCCTTTTTTTCGATGAAGATATAGCAGGTGAAGCAGCTACACTTAGGTCTCTTGGGATGCTTTTAGGAGAAGGATGCAATGTAAGAATAGGTAAAATCGAGAAAAAAGATCCTGCAGAATTAATAGTAAAAGAAGGCAAAGAAGCTTTCGAAAAAGCAATAAAAGAATCAACCGATTTTATAGAATGGCTTCTGGAAAAGGTGCGAACCAAATATCAATTAACTTCTCCCTTTGAACTCTCAAAAGCCATTGAAGAAATTAATAATTTTCTTCAATCTATAAGAGATAGAACAAAACAGGAAATATATAAAGATTTTTTATCAAAGAAACTTGCAATAAGTAAAGAAATGTTTGGTATAAATAAGGAAGTAAGTAGAAAATCCACTTCAATTAAAAAAATTAATATTAGTGAAAGAGAAGAACTTGAACTATTACTTATTTATTCACTTTTAGAGAATCCAAAAGAGAAAGATAAAGTTCTTTCTATAATAGATGAAGAATACATCAAAAATCCCCATTTAAAGAAATACTTTAGGTTAATAAAAGAAGGGATAGAAGTAAAGATAAAAGATACAATAGAATCATTGCCCCAGCCTTTTATAGATTACCTTATAAAAAAAAGCGAATTCCCTTCTCCTTCTCCAATTTCTCAGGCTTTGGGGTTAAAAAAATATCATTTAGAGGAATTAATAGAACAAAAATTATTAGAACTCCAGAAGCTTAAAGAAGGAGACGAAAAAGAAACATTATTATGTGAAGAAATAGCTAAACTTACAGAGGAAAGAGAAGCTATTAAAAAGGAGGGGTAA
- a CDS encoding NAD(P)H-dependent glycerol-3-phosphate dehydrogenase, with translation MKYSNVGIIGAGNWGTTLALILDSQGKKVKLFEPIRERFNNLKKWRENKEFLPGYKIPESVFITNEPKELSENCDFIFFVLPSKFVGEIASLFKSYIDKDKIVASFIKGVDPDSLKRISEIIEAEIPSQKREVVVVSGPSIAREVVMGVPTSLVAASFNLEKAKKIQRFLSSDKLRVYTSSDVIGVELGGAFKNVYAIASGICDGMSLGMNAKAALITRGMAELSLLGEKMGGRKETFAGLSGFGDLIVTSFSPYSRNRTFGERLGRGESVEKILSEMVEVVEGIRTTKSIVALSNKYKVEMPIAKEVYSVLYEGKSPFDSMRDLMKRELKEEWKK, from the coding sequence ATGAAATATTCAAATGTAGGAATTATTGGAGCTGGAAATTGGGGAACAACCCTTGCCTTAATTCTTGATTCTCAAGGTAAAAAAGTTAAGCTTTTCGAGCCTATAAGGGAAAGATTTAATAATCTTAAAAAATGGAGAGAGAATAAGGAGTTTCTGCCTGGATATAAGATTCCTGAAAGTGTATTCATTACTAATGAGCCAAAAGAACTTTCAGAAAATTGTGATTTTATTTTCTTTGTTCTACCTAGTAAATTTGTAGGAGAAATTGCTTCTCTTTTTAAAAGTTATATTGATAAAGATAAGATTGTCGCAAGTTTTATAAAAGGAGTAGACCCAGATTCTTTAAAAAGAATTTCGGAGATAATAGAGGCAGAAATTCCCTCTCAGAAAAGAGAAGTTGTTGTTGTTTCTGGTCCTTCAATTGCGAGGGAGGTTGTGATGGGAGTTCCTACTTCTCTTGTTGCGGCTTCTTTTAATTTAGAAAAAGCCAAAAAAATTCAGAGATTTCTTTCTTCTGATAAGTTAAGAGTTTATACATCTTCAGATGTTATTGGAGTGGAACTTGGTGGAGCTTTTAAGAATGTATATGCTATAGCTTCGGGAATATGCGATGGGATGAGTCTTGGTATGAATGCAAAAGCAGCTCTTATAACAAGAGGAATGGCTGAGCTTTCTTTACTTGGAGAAAAAATGGGAGGGAGGAAGGAAACTTTTGCTGGTCTTTCTGGATTTGGGGACCTTATAGTTACTTCTTTTTCTCCTTATTCAAGGAATAGGACTTTTGGAGAGAGACTGGGGAGAGGAGAATCTGTTGAAAAGATTCTTTCTGAAATGGTGGAGGTTGTGGAAGGGATTAGAACCACAAAATCAATTGTTGCCCTTTCTAATAAATATAAGGTAGAAATGCCTATTGCAAAAGAAGTTTATTCTGTTTTATATGAGGGGAAAAGTCCTTTTGATTCAATGAGAGATTTAATGAAAAGAGAATTAAAGGAGGAGTGGAAAAAATGA
- a CDS encoding DUF4038 domain-containing protein, with translation MFFLELLLIVSSPKNGALVHLWEVQELIFNAEKDYENPYVEVEFWIDLKGPNFSKRIYGFWNGGDTFVVRFVATEPGKWKWKSGSNQLSDRGLNNHKGEFYAVDWSLEEKIQNPNRRGFIRTSSGGHALQYADGTPFFLIGDTWLAGATWRLPFRGCAPQENYIPGPGIGFEDAVSYRKKQGYNSISMIACFPNWEADCNPHTYADENGIYTRNAWEKFDYYTPNGELTAKNMRDEYGNLPFFLSREHKGVADFDRINPEYFKSLDKKIQYLSMQGFVPVLETVRRDNCPSWKAYFNFKESFSRYVQYLISRYGAYNIIFSGIHLDWIPKEYSLTAKEFNEALTYHFKRYGSLPFGQPYTTLINNSTYTQFGHGKSCPWLNMHSVGNKPRDHRVSDSIKVLFNLKPPYPAINLEPYYAGWNHEINRPGGESPYPNSFRDNYFARAQMYGSVLSGALAGHVYGTGAYDITTIGEPKGIRPHFWEALKFESGTYMKYLSSFILSEGSKYQKLEPCSEDIHPRKAKESLEEGLDGWSYMMRTPEKDVAFLYFEIGAELPKLSGFKKNSWYLFYWFNPRNGEWKEGIKIKTDENGILEVPLFPDGENPLTIDWAAKIVSCF, from the coding sequence TTGTTTTTTCTTGAATTACTTCTTATCGTTTCTTCTCCAAAAAATGGAGCTCTTGTTCATTTATGGGAGGTTCAAGAACTTATTTTTAATGCAGAAAAAGACTATGAAAATCCTTATGTAGAGGTGGAGTTCTGGATAGACCTAAAGGGACCTAATTTTTCAAAGAGGATTTATGGTTTTTGGAATGGAGGGGATACTTTCGTTGTTCGTTTTGTCGCAACAGAGCCTGGGAAATGGAAGTGGAAAAGCGGTTCAAATCAGCTTAGCGATAGAGGGCTTAATAACCATAAAGGTGAATTTTATGCTGTAGATTGGAGTTTGGAAGAGAAAATACAAAATCCTAACAGACGGGGGTTTATTCGTACTAGTTCAGGTGGACATGCTCTCCAATATGCTGATGGGACTCCTTTCTTCTTGATTGGGGATACTTGGCTTGCAGGAGCTACTTGGAGGCTCCCTTTTAGAGGATGTGCTCCTCAAGAGAATTATATTCCTGGACCTGGAATTGGTTTTGAAGATGCCGTTTCTTATCGGAAGAAGCAGGGATACAATTCTATTAGTATGATTGCTTGCTTTCCAAATTGGGAAGCAGATTGTAATCCCCACACTTATGCAGATGAAAATGGGATATATACAAGAAATGCGTGGGAGAAATTCGATTATTACACACCTAATGGAGAACTAACGGCTAAAAATATGAGAGATGAATATGGAAATCTCCCTTTCTTTCTTTCAAGAGAACACAAAGGAGTTGCAGATTTTGATAGGATAAATCCCGAATATTTTAAAAGCCTTGATAAAAAAATACAATATCTCTCCATGCAGGGTTTTGTTCCTGTTTTGGAAACTGTCCGGAGAGATAATTGTCCCAGTTGGAAAGCTTATTTTAATTTTAAAGAATCTTTCTCTCGGTATGTTCAATATTTAATCTCAAGATATGGAGCTTATAATATAATATTTAGTGGGATACATCTTGATTGGATTCCAAAAGAATATAGTCTTACAGCTAAAGAGTTTAATGAAGCTTTAACATATCATTTTAAAAGATATGGTTCTCTTCCTTTTGGACAACCGTATACAACACTAATTAATAATTCTACTTACACTCAGTTTGGTCATGGAAAAAGTTGCCCTTGGCTTAATATGCATAGTGTAGGAAATAAACCTCGAGATCATCGTGTTTCCGATTCAATAAAAGTTTTATTTAATTTGAAACCTCCGTATCCAGCTATAAATCTTGAGCCTTACTATGCAGGCTGGAATCACGAAATAAATAGACCGGGTGGGGAGAGTCCTTATCCAAACTCTTTTAGAGATAATTATTTTGCTCGAGCTCAAATGTATGGCTCGGTTCTCTCTGGAGCTCTTGCAGGACACGTTTATGGAACAGGTGCTTATGATATTACAACAATAGGAGAACCAAAAGGGATTAGACCACATTTTTGGGAGGCTTTGAAGTTTGAATCGGGAACTTATATGAAGTATTTAAGTTCTTTTATCTTGTCCGAGGGAAGTAAATATCAGAAACTTGAACCTTGTAGCGAAGATATTCATCCAAGGAAGGCTAAAGAGAGTCTTGAAGAAGGTCTTGATGGATGGTCTTATATGATGCGAACCCCAGAGAAAGATGTTGCTTTTCTTTATTTTGAAATTGGAGCTGAGCTTCCTAAATTGAGTGGTTTTAAGAAGAATAGTTGGTATCTATTCTATTGGTTTAATCCTCGAAATGGAGAATGGAAGGAAGGAATAAAGATTAAAACGGATGAGAACGGAATATTGGAAGTTCCACTTTTTCCGGATGGAGAAAATCCTCTAACGATAGACTGGGCGGCAAAAATTGTGAGTTGTTTTTGA